The Physeter macrocephalus isolate SW-GA chromosome 13, ASM283717v5, whole genome shotgun sequence genome window below encodes:
- the MAB21L1 gene encoding putative nucleotidyltransferase MAB21L1 produces MIAAQAKLVYHLNKYYNEKCQARKAAIAKTIREVCKVVSDVLKEVEVQEPRFISSLNEMDNRYEGLEVISPTEFEVVLYLNQMGVFNFVDDGSLPGCAVLKLSDGRKRSMSLWVEFITASGYLSARKIRSRFQTLVAQAVDKCSYRDVVKMVADTSEVKLRIRDRYVVQITPAFKCTGIWPRSAAHWPLPHIPWPGPNRVAEVKAEGFNLLSKECHSLAGKQSSAESDAWVLQFAEAENRLQMGGCRKKCLSILKTLRDRHLELPGQPLNNYHMKTLVSYECEKHPRESDWDESCLGDRLNGILLQLISCLQCRRCPHYFLPNLDLFQGKPHSALENAAKQTWRLAREILTNPKSLEKL; encoded by the coding sequence ATGATCGCGGCCCAGGCCAAGCTGGTCTACCATCTGAATAAATACTACAACGAAAAATGCCAAGCCAGGAAAGCTGCCATTGCCAAAACTATCCGGGAAGTCTGCAAAGTAGTTTCCGACGTCCTGAAGGAGGTGGAAGTGCAGGAGCCCCGGTTCATCAGCTCTCTCAACGAGATGGACAATCGCTACGAGGGCCTCGAGGTCATCTCCCCCACCGAATTTGAAGTGGTGCTTTACCTTAACCAAATGGGGGTGTTCAACTTCGTGGACGACGGCTCGCTGCCCGGCTGCGCGGTGTTGAAGTTGAGCGACGGGCGCAAGAGGAGCATGTCCCTCTGGGTGGAATTCATTACCGCCTCCGGCTACCTCTCGGCGCGCAAAATCCGGTCCAGGTTTCAGACGCTGGTGGCTCAAGCGGTAGACAAATGTAGCTACAGGGATGTGGTAAAGATGGTGGCAGACACCAGCGAAGTGAAACTGAGAATCCGAGATAGGTACGTGGTGCAGATCACCCCGGCTTTTAAATGCACCGGGATCTGGCCCAGGAGTGCTGCCCACTGGCCACTTCCCCACATCCCCTGGCCGGGACCCAACCGGGTGGCGGAGGTCAAGGCGGAAGGGTTCAATCTCCTGTCCAAGGAGTGCCACTCCCTGGCCGGCAAGCAGAGCTCGGCCGAGAGCGACGCCTGGGTGCTGCAGTTCGCGGAGGCAGAGAACAGACTGCAGATGGGGGGCTGCAGGAAGAAATGCCTCTCCATCCTCAAAACCTTACGGGACCGTCACCTTGAACTGCCAGGCCAGCCCCTGAACAATTACCACATGAAGACTCTGGTTTCCTATGAGTGTGAAAAGCATCCCCGGGAGTCGGACTGGGACGAGTCTTGCCTGGGTGACCGGCTTAACGGGATTTTGCTGCAACTTATCTCCTGCCTGCAGTGCCGGCGGTGTCCTCACTACTTCCTACCGAACTTAGATCTGTTTCAAGGCAAACCTCACTCGGCTCTCGAGAACGCTGCCAAACAAACGTGGCGACTGGCAAGAGAGATCCTGACCAACCCGAAAAGTTTGGAAAAACTTTAG